The following proteins are encoded in a genomic region of Populus trichocarpa isolate Nisqually-1 chromosome 13, P.trichocarpa_v4.1, whole genome shotgun sequence:
- the LOC127904219 gene encoding uncharacterized protein LOC127904219 has product MHIEKNTFENIFNTVMDVKGKTKDNIKARLDIALYCNRKNMELVYDESRVAKPRASFVLEKNAQLLVYKWLKSLRFPDGHASNISRLVNIEDCRLYGMKSHDCHVFMQTLIPLAFRDLLPKGIWDALTEISHFFRDICSSKLNVDHIERLQTNIVETLCKLEMIFPPSFFDSMEHLPIHLPFEAKAGGPVQYRWMYPFERYLFNLKKKVKNKAHVEASICEAYIVEEISTFISYYFEPHLRTRINRVSRHDDGGEVSSSGNLSIFSNTGRPTPKNAVRGRYLSEIEFKQAHNYVLFNCDELRPFIQQHRQYLLSNNSQLTESQIFQLQDEQFATWFRTHVGTITNSF; this is encoded by the exons atgcacattgaaaagaacacgtttgagaacattttcaacaccgtcatggatgtgaaggggaagacaaaggacaacatcaaggctagattggatatagctttatactgtaaccgtaaaaatatggagttggtttatgatgagtcacgggtcgcaaaaccaagagcaagcttcgtgttagagaaaaacgcacaactgctagtctacaaatggcttaagagtctgcgttttccggatggacatgcatcaaacatatcaaggctggttaatatagaggactgcagattgtatggaatgaagagtcatgattgccacgtgtttatgcaaacactcatcccattagcttttcgtgatttgttgccaaagggaatatgggatgcactcacggagatcagtcatttcttcagagatatatgctccagcaagttgaatgttgatcacattgagaggcttcaaacgaatatcgtcgagacactatgcaaacttgagatgatattccctccatcattttttgactcaatggagcatctccctatacatctaccgttcgaggcaaaagctggaggaccggtccaatatagatggatgtacccattcgaacg gtacttgtttaatctcaagaaaaaggttaaaaataaggcgcatgttgaggcttcgatatgtgaggcctatattgttgaggagatctcaacatttatctcgtactatttcgaacctcatctgagaacgagaatcaatcgcgtttcacggcatgatgatggcggtgaagtgtcttccagtgggaacttgtcaatattctccaatactggacgacccacacctaaaaatgccgtaagaggaagatatttgtcagaaatagagttcaaacaagcacacaactatgttctatttaactgtgatgagctgagaccttttattca gcaacatcgacaatatttgctctccaataactcacagctgaccgaatcccagatctttcaattacaagatgaacagtttgccacgtggttcagaacacatgtaggcactatcacaaactcattctaa
- the LOC7482400 gene encoding protein DETOXIFICATION 21 has product MKGMQNFMRLAGEMEGKINEKLLRKGGEVDAEELRFKDKLWTETKKMWVVAGPAIFTRFSTFGINVVSQAFIGHIGSTELAAYSLVFTVLLRFSNGILLGMASALETLCGQAFGAKQYHMLGVYLQRSWIVLILSAVLLLPLFFFTSSLLKALGQEDYIAEVSGNISLWLIPVMFSFIPSFTCQMFLQAQSKNMIIAYLAALTLVIHVFLSWLLTVKYKFGIPGAMMSTILAYWIPNIGQLMFVTCGGCRETWKGFSTLAFKDLWPVIKLSLSSGVMLCLELWYNTVLVLLTGNMKNAEVAIDALSICLNINGWEMMISLGFLAAASVRVSNELGRGSSKAAKFSIVVTVLTSFSIGLLLFLLFLFARGNLAYIFTTSHEVASAVANLSPLLAFSILLNSVQPVLSGVAVGAGWQSIVAYINIACYYLVGIPIGVVLGYVMDMQVKGVWIGMLIGTFIQTVVLLIVTYRTDWEKQVIVAHNQINKWFVADSEETSTQVA; this is encoded by the exons atgaagggaatGCAAAATTTCATGAG GCTTGCTGGGGAAATGGAGGGGAAGATCAACGAAAAGCTTTTGAGAAAAGGAGGAGAGGTAGATGCTGAGGAATTGAGGTTCAAGGACAAGTTATGGACTGAGACCAAGAAGATGTGGGTTGTTGCTGGTCCTGCTATTTTCACCAGATTCTCTACTTTCGGGATAAATGTAGTCAGTCAAGCATTTATTGGGCATATCGGCTCCACAGAACTAGCTGCATACTCGCTTGTGTTCACAGTCCTTTTGAGGTTTTCCAATGGGATCCTG CTTGGCATGGCTAGTGCGTTGGAAACTCTCTGCGGGCAAGCCTTTGGTGCAAAGCAATATCATATGCTTGGAGTATATCTCCAAAGATCATGGatagttttaatattatcaGCTGTGCTacttcttcctctatttttctttacatCTTCACTTTTGAAGGCTCTGGGCCAGGAGGATTATATTGCGGAAGTATCTGGAAATATCTCCCTGTGGTTAATCCCTGTGATGTTTTCCTTCATTCCGTCCTTCACCTGCCAAATGTTCCTGCAAGCgcagagcaagaacatgattatTGCATACTTGGCAGCACTTACATTAGTAATCCACGTCTTCCTTTCATGGCTATTAACTGTCAAATACAAGTTTGGCATCCCGGGAGCAATGATGTCGACAATTTTGGCATATTGGATACCAAATATTGGTCAGCTTATGTTTGTTACCTGTGGAGGTTGCCGTGAGACATGGAAAGGATTCTCGACCTTAGCTTTCAAAGATCTCTGGCCTGTCATCAAGCTTTCTTTGTCATCTGGTGTTATGCTTTG CCTCGAGCTCTGGTACAACACAGTGCTGGTTCTTTTAACAGGAAACATGAAAAATGCGGAGGTTGCTATCGACGCTCTTTCTATCTG CCTCAACATCAATGGATGGGAAATGATGATATCTCTCGGTTTCTTGGCTGCTGCAAG TGTTCGAGTGTCAAATGAACTTGGGAGAGGGAGCTCAAAAGCTGCAAAGTTCTCGATCGTGGTGACAGTTCTTACATCATTTTCAATCGGCCTTCTACTGTTTTTGTTATTCTTATTCGCCAGAGGAAATCTTGCTTACATCTTTACTACAAGTCACGAGGTGGCCAGTGCTGTCGCAAATCTTTCACCGCTACTGGCTTTCTCCATACTTTTGAACAGTGTACAACCAGTGCTCTCCG GAGTTGCTGTTGGGGCTGGGTGGCAGAGCATTGTAGCGTACATTAATATAGCGTGCTACTACTTGGTCGGAATTCCTATTGGAGTTGTgcttggttatgtcatggataTGCAAGTCAAA GGTGTTTGGATTGGGATGTTGATTGGGACATTTATTCAAACTGTTGTTCTACTTATAGTCACCTACAGAACTGACTGGGAAAAACAG GTAATTGTTGCCCATAACCAGATCAACAAGTGGTTTGTAGCTGATTCTGAAGAAACAAGCACCCAAGTTGCATGA
- the LOC7493858 gene encoding protein DETOXIFICATION 24 isoform X1 has translation MDNSTEERLLLLEEFDREDLKKRVWNESKKLWRIAFPGIIARVTSFGMIVVTQLFMGHISELDLAAFGLQQSILLRFVNGILIGMSSATETLCGQAYGAEQYHMMGVYLQRSWIIDGVTATILLPLFIFTTPILRLIGQEENIAIEAGKISLWFIPILYYFVFSLTIQMYLQAQQKNKIVGWFSASSFLLHVLLSWLFVIKLGFGLAGAMSSFIISSWLLVIGEFVYIFGGWCPNTWKGFTKAAFADMLPLIKLSISSGVMICLELWYSSILVVLAGYMKNATIAISAFSICLNINGWEFMVCLGFLGSSCVRISNELGRGNAKAAKFSIKVALGTSIIIGIIFWVLCMVFSREISYLFTSSEEIAESVFRLHVLLAFSMLLNSIYPVLTGVAVGAGVQSMVAFVNLGSYYAIGLPVGILLGYVAHLQVTGLWIGLLSGVVVQTLVLSYLTWKIDWNEQVNKASERLGRFFIETTKGSDESSNLS, from the exons ATGGATAATTCAACGGAAGAGAGGCTTCTTTTGCTGGAAGAATTTGACAGGGAGGACCTGAAGAAGAGGGTTTGGAATGAATCCAAGAAGCTATGGAGGATTGCATTTCCTGGAATAATAGCACGAGTGACTTCATTTGGGATGATTGTGGTGACACAGTTATTCATGGGGCACATTAGCGAATTGGATCTTGCAGCGTTTGGCCTACAGCAGAGCATTTTGTTACGGTTTGTGAATGGCATATTG ATTGGCATGTCAAGTGCGACTGAGACCTTATGCGGGCAAGCGTATGGAGCTGAACAATACCACATGATGGGTGTTTACTTGCAGAGATCATGGATCATTGATGGTGTAACTGCAACCATCTTGCTACCCCTCTTCATTTTTACAACACCGATATTAAGACTAATTGGGCAAGAGGAGAATATAGCAATAGAAGCTGGAAAAATCTCCCTTTGGTTCATTCCCATCCTCTACTATTTTGTCTTTAGCTTGACCATCCAAATGTACTTgcaagcacaacaaaaaaacaagattgtCGGGTGGTTTTCTGCTTCCTCCTTTCTGCTTCATGTGCTTTTGTCCTGGTTATTTGTGATCAAACTTGGTTTTGGTCTTGCTGGTGCCATGAGTTCATTCATCATATCATCTTGGTTGCTCGTTATTGGAGAGTTTGTGTACATCTTTGGAGGTTGGTGTCCTAATACATGGAAAGGCTTTACTAAAGCTGCATTTGCTGATATGTTACCTCTAATAAAGCTCTCAATATCCTCCGGAGTCATGATTTG CTTAGAATTATGGTACTCCTCTATTCTTGTCGTATTAGCTGGATATATGAAGAATGCAACTATTGCAATATCTGCTTTCTCCATTTG CCTCAACATCAATGGATGGGAATTCATGGTCTGCCTTGGGTTTTTAGGTTCTTCATG TGTGCGCATATCAAATGAATTGGGAAGGGGCAATGCCAAAGCTGCAAAATTTTCTATCAAGGTTGCCCTTGGTACTTCGATAATTATCGGAATTATCTTCTGGGTTTTGTGCATGGTCTTTAGTCGGGAAATTTCATACTTGTTTACGAGTAGTGAGGAAATAGCAGAATCTGTGTTCAGGCTTCATGTTCTACTAGCATTCTCAATGCTGTTGAATAGTATTTATCCAGTACTCACAG GTGTAGCTGTAGGTGCTGGTGTGCAAAGTATGGTTGCATTTGTCAACTTGGGGAGCTATTATGCTATTGGGTTGCCGGTAGGAATTCTTCTTGGATATGTAGCGCATCTTCAGGTCACG GGTTTGTGGATTGGATTGTTGAGTGGAGTCGTAGTCCAAACACTTGTGCTATCCTACCTTACATGGAAGATTGATTGGAATGAACAG GTAAACAAGGCATCAGAGCGTCTTGGtcgattttttattgaaacaacaAAGGGATCTGATGAAAGCTCCAATCTTTCTTGA